A genomic segment from Chitinophagaceae bacterium encodes:
- a CDS encoding LPS-assembly protein LptD: MSKDSLTAPVVYHADDSMVMDVPQKKLFLYGKTSSVKYTDMHLSAPLIAYDQKTSLVKAQLSKDSVGNVVAFPAFVQGDSKMVSDTIVFNMKTGKGLTKGTYTHQGELYVYGEKIKRVDENVFYALRGRFTTCNLDTPHFAFISKQIKFINKKWAFSGPVHPEFEGVPVPIVLPFGIYPLNAGRHSGLLAPTFTTNNQYGVGLENLGYYHVFGDYWDLETRASIFSYGGHRFTVRPRYLKLYRFAGNFEFNYLNTKVLDVPAAKSFNIRWSHRIDNKARPGVSFSASVNAGSSKYNSSVPNSPVQNFQSTMTSSIAYAKVWKNKPYNISITANHDQNTLTRLVNLNLPSVNFSMNTIYPFRREEPIGPYKWYENLGIGLNTQANSKTFFYEDTTTKATKQIADNFKWGAIHSVPITLSLPSLGPVQVTPNVSYREQWYQQKILRKWNTDKKRVDTLSLKEGFFAERDISFAVGATTRIFGMFTFSKKSKVQAIRHEIRPTIGFSYKPDINKNHYQYIQSDTAGRMQYYGQYANNLYPGFSKGKAGNINFGIDNIISMKVRNKKDTSAGAVKKIVLLDGFNISGSYNLLIDSFKMSNLSISARSNLFEKIQITASASMDPYQIDPATGRRIDKLVWGKRPFSLGRMTSGGISLQSSFNGGNNKSGGEDNLSIPKKRGVNLVDDFGNAMNDYEAETQYIRNNPGEFVDYNIPWDISFGYSLRYSNFLNANGSFSKSLSQDVNINASMNLTPKWKLGANGSYNISAKEIGMVSMFLSRDMHCWQMSVNISPVGKFRYFSINISPKSAILRDLKVNRTRSFMEL, from the coding sequence ATGTCTAAAGATTCATTAACGGCCCCGGTAGTTTATCATGCCGATGATAGCATGGTGATGGATGTTCCTCAAAAAAAATTATTCCTCTATGGCAAAACATCTTCGGTAAAATATACCGATATGCATTTATCGGCACCATTAATTGCTTACGATCAAAAAACCAGCCTGGTAAAAGCACAGCTTTCAAAAGACAGTGTAGGCAATGTTGTGGCTTTTCCGGCATTTGTACAAGGCGATTCAAAAATGGTAAGCGATACCATTGTGTTTAACATGAAAACAGGCAAAGGGCTCACCAAGGGAACTTATACTCATCAGGGGGAATTATATGTTTACGGCGAAAAAATTAAACGGGTAGATGAAAATGTTTTTTATGCACTTAGGGGCAGGTTTACCACCTGTAATTTAGATACGCCGCATTTTGCATTTATCAGTAAGCAAATAAAATTCATTAATAAAAAATGGGCTTTTTCGGGCCCGGTTCACCCGGAGTTTGAAGGAGTGCCTGTGCCCATAGTTTTGCCTTTTGGTATCTACCCGTTAAATGCAGGCAGACATTCAGGTTTACTGGCGCCCACTTTTACTACCAACAATCAATATGGTGTAGGCCTTGAAAACCTGGGTTATTACCATGTGTTTGGCGATTACTGGGATTTGGAAACAAGGGCCTCTATTTTTTCATACGGAGGCCACCGCTTTACTGTGCGTCCACGTTATTTAAAATTGTATCGCTTTGCTGGAAACTTTGAATTTAATTATCTCAACACCAAAGTGCTGGATGTACCGGCTGCAAAATCATTTAATATAAGATGGAGTCATAGAATAGATAATAAAGCAAGGCCGGGTGTGAGTTTTAGTGCAAGTGTAAATGCTGGTAGCAGTAAATATAATTCCAGCGTACCCAATAGCCCTGTGCAAAATTTCCAAAGTACAATGACGTCATCTATTGCTTATGCAAAAGTGTGGAAGAACAAACCTTACAATATCTCTATTACTGCCAACCATGATCAAAATACTTTAACCAGGCTGGTAAACCTCAATTTACCTTCGGTAAATTTTAGCATGAATACCATTTACCCCTTTAGGAGAGAAGAGCCAATAGGGCCATATAAATGGTACGAAAATTTAGGTATTGGTTTAAATACACAGGCCAATAGCAAAACTTTTTTTTATGAGGACACTACAACAAAAGCAACGAAACAGATAGCAGATAATTTTAAATGGGGCGCAATACATTCCGTTCCCATTACTTTGTCATTGCCATCCCTTGGCCCGGTACAAGTTACGCCCAACGTAAGTTACAGGGAGCAATGGTACCAGCAAAAAATATTAAGAAAATGGAATACCGATAAAAAAAGGGTTGATACATTATCACTTAAAGAGGGTTTTTTTGCAGAACGGGATATTTCATTTGCAGTAGGCGCAACCACACGTATTTTCGGTATGTTTACCTTTAGTAAAAAAAGCAAAGTACAGGCAATAAGGCATGAAATAAGGCCTACTATAGGGTTCTCTTATAAGCCCGACATCAATAAAAATCATTACCAGTATATACAGTCAGATACCGCTGGCAGAATGCAATATTATGGCCAGTATGCCAATAATCTTTACCCGGGATTTAGCAAAGGAAAAGCTGGTAATATAAATTTTGGTATAGACAATATTATTTCCATGAAGGTGAGGAACAAAAAAGATACTTCGGCAGGGGCAGTTAAAAAAATTGTATTGTTAGATGGGTTTAATATCTCCGGGAGCTATAACCTATTGATTGATTCTTTTAAAATGAGCAATTTAAGCATTTCGGCACGAAGCAACCTTTTTGAAAAAATTCAAATTACAGCAAGTGCATCAATGGACCCTTATCAAATAGACCCTGCAACCGGCAGGAGGATTGATAAGCTCGTTTGGGGCAAAAGACCCTTTTCACTTGGCCGTATGACATCCGGCGGTATTTCTTTACAAAGTTCTTTTAATGGCGGCAACAACAAATCGGGAGGCGAAGACAATTTATCTATACCCAAAAAGCGTGGCGTAAATTTAGTAGATGATTTTGGAAATGCGATGAATGATTATGAGGCCGAAACACAATATATTCGAAACAATCCCGGCGAATTTGTAGATTATAATATCCCATGGGATATCAGCTTTGGATATTCATTGCGGTACTCTAATTTTTTAAATGCTAATGGCAGCTTTTCCAAATCACTAAGCCAGGATGTGAATATAAATGCATCTATGAACCTTACTCCTAAATGGAAGTTGGGCGCCAACGGATCATATAATATTTCAGCAAAAGAAATAGGAATGGTAAGCATGTTCCTTAGCAGGGATATGCATTGCTGGCAAATGTCCGTTAATATTTCTCCGGTTGGAAAGTTCAGGTATTTTAGTATCAATATTTCCCCCAAGTCTGCAATTTTGAGGGACCTTAAAGTAAACAGAACAAGGTCGTTTATGGAATTGTAA
- a CDS encoding N-acetylmuramoyl-L-alanine amidase: MLKVKPIALLHFCFFISLFSTTVFSQLPKKLKTIVVDAGHGGAHDPGAIGQYEHSLRSKEKDITLAISKKLVAELKKQLPDVTIVPTRTTDIYQDPKEKANIANEVKGDLFLCIHADSGPLKSGKRQIGTHEVTRHKISYKGKGKKRKKISTAYQVTVPVYEHFKLPLTRSGTSVWIFAAHKTSDKLKAIMKEEGDFEIETGEADSTYNNFDFNTPEGKVMAQMYAKRYQEKSDRIATLVNEEVEKTNRTALGVNQRQKGIWVLQATNMPAILIETGFINNPEDERYLNSEKGQQELAEVITKAVVRYKKIIESHKTTTPIQTAATPR; this comes from the coding sequence ATGTTGAAAGTAAAACCTATTGCACTTTTACATTTTTGTTTTTTTATTTCCTTATTCAGCACCACTGTTTTTTCACAGTTGCCCAAAAAATTAAAAACAATTGTTGTAGATGCCGGCCATGGCGGTGCTCACGACCCTGGCGCAATTGGCCAGTACGAACATTCCTTACGCTCAAAAGAAAAAGATATTACCCTTGCCATTTCAAAAAAATTGGTGGCAGAATTAAAAAAGCAGTTGCCGGATGTAACTATTGTACCTACCCGAACAACTGATATTTACCAAGATCCTAAAGAGAAGGCCAATATTGCCAATGAAGTAAAAGGCGATTTATTCTTATGCATCCACGCCGACTCCGGGCCTTTAAAAAGCGGTAAAAGGCAAATTGGCACACATGAAGTAACACGCCATAAAATTAGCTACAAAGGAAAAGGTAAGAAAAGAAAAAAAATTTCTACAGCATACCAGGTTACGGTACCGGTGTATGAACACTTTAAATTACCGCTTACCCGCTCCGGAACCAGTGTATGGATATTTGCCGCACATAAAACCAGCGACAAATTAAAAGCCATCATGAAAGAAGAGGGTGATTTTGAAATTGAAACCGGCGAAGCAGATTCTACTTATAATAATTTTGATTTTAACACACCCGAAGGAAAAGTAATGGCACAAATGTATGCCAAGCGCTACCAGGAAAAGAGCGATCGAATTGCAACCCTGGTAAATGAAGAAGTGGAAAAAACTAACCGCACTGCCCTGGGTGTAAACCAGCGCCAAAAAGGGATTTGGGTATTGCAGGCAACCAATATGCCCGCTATACTTATTGAAACAGGTTTTATAAACAACCCCGAAGACGAAAGGTATCTCAACAGTGAAAAAGGCCAGCAGGAACTTGCTGAAGTAATTACCAAAGCTGTTGTACGGTACAAAAAAATTATAGAATCACATAAAACAACAACCCCAATACAAACAGCCGCTACTCCCAGATAA
- a CDS encoding MCE family protein: MKISNETKVGVLVAVAIALMILGLNFLKGKKLFSNATTFYGLYQNIQGLQNSNPVLINGMQVGTVYKISPAKDMKTITVEMNITKDITIPSNSVAFIKSNPLGTSSVEIILGNASTFLKNKDTIPTVAHAGLFSEVLTKVDPLLLDVRKAITTIDTLTGNVNSVLDPSAKNNIASMLHNLNKISEALLTTTASLNVLMNHQNGALAQTLKNANSITGNLAANNEKISNITSNLEKTTDKFAQLDIQKTYLTLDSAINHFKVALNQFNNPNGTFGKLMNDPTLYQNLASTGNKLNLLLDDIRLHPKRYINVSVFGKKQKNEPLLIPLPDTLNSPYYIEKATSGN, encoded by the coding sequence GTGAAAATTTCAAACGAAACCAAAGTAGGCGTACTTGTGGCTGTTGCCATTGCACTGATGATACTTGGCCTTAACTTTCTTAAAGGCAAAAAACTTTTTAGCAACGCCACCACTTTTTATGGTTTATATCAAAACATACAGGGCCTGCAAAATTCCAACCCGGTTTTAATAAACGGTATGCAAGTAGGTACGGTATATAAAATTTCCCCTGCAAAAGATATGAAAACCATTACTGTGGAAATGAATATCACCAAGGACATTACGATACCTTCCAATTCCGTTGCGTTTATAAAATCTAATCCATTAGGCACATCATCGGTAGAAATTATTTTGGGCAATGCATCAACTTTTCTCAAAAATAAAGATACCATTCCCACTGTTGCACATGCCGGCCTGTTTAGCGAAGTATTAACAAAGGTTGACCCTTTATTACTCGATGTAAGAAAAGCCATTACTACCATTGATACGCTTACCGGTAATGTAAACTCCGTATTGGATCCTTCGGCAAAAAACAATATTGCTTCCATGCTCCACAACCTCAATAAAATATCAGAAGCGCTTTTAACCACTACTGCCTCTTTAAATGTATTGATGAACCACCAAAATGGCGCATTGGCACAAACCTTAAAAAATGCCAACTCAATAACCGGCAACCTTGCCGCTAATAACGAAAAAATAAGCAACATCACTTCTAACCTGGAAAAAACAACCGACAAATTTGCCCAACTGGATATTCAAAAAACCTACCTAACTTTAGATTCGGCTATTAACCATTTTAAAGTTGCCCTAAATCAATTTAACAACCCCAATGGCACTTTTGGTAAACTAATGAATGACCCTACGCTTTACCAAAACCTGGCTTCAACAGGCAATAAGCTCAACCTGCTTTTAGACGATATCAGGCTCCATCCCAAAAGATATATCAACGTATCTGTTTTTGGCAAAAAACAAAAAAACGAGCCACTGCTTATTCCCCTGCCCGATACTTTAAATTCGCCTTATTATATTGAGAAGGCTACCTCAGGTAATTGA
- a CDS encoding rhodanese-related sulfurtransferase, translated as MAVLHNRVNQDELKKRLYEETEKRVTVSFYQYFFIEDTQQFRDDMYKALAALNVFGRIYIAHEGINAQVSFPQSNLEGFKNYLYSIGPLKDLRLNIAVDDDGKSFWVLKVKVRNKIVADGIEDPLFDMRKKGKYVNAEEFNQLTSDVKTIVVDMRNHYEYEVGHFANAIEVPSDTFREQLPMAAQMLADKKDSNIIMYCTGGIRCEKASAYMLHHGFKNVFHLEGGIIHYSNSAKEKNLPNKFKGKNFVFDNRMGERISDEIIAQCHQCGMPADTHVNCLNEACHLLFIQCSICNENYTGCCSNECKAVYQLPEEEQKQLRKGIVKGRMVFNKSRQRLRPKLNKR; from the coding sequence ATGGCAGTTTTGCACAACCGTGTAAACCAGGATGAGTTAAAAAAACGTTTATACGAGGAAACTGAAAAGCGGGTTACCGTTTCATTTTACCAGTATTTTTTTATTGAAGATACACAGCAGTTCAGGGATGATATGTATAAAGCATTGGCTGCATTAAATGTATTTGGCCGTATATACATTGCCCATGAGGGTATTAATGCCCAGGTGAGTTTCCCCCAATCGAATTTAGAAGGGTTTAAAAATTACTTATACAGTATTGGGCCTTTAAAAGATTTGAGGCTGAACATTGCCGTAGATGATGACGGAAAATCTTTTTGGGTGCTGAAGGTAAAAGTGAGAAATAAAATTGTGGCCGATGGTATTGAAGACCCTTTGTTTGATATGCGTAAAAAAGGCAAATATGTAAACGCAGAAGAGTTTAACCAGTTAACTTCCGATGTAAAAACAATTGTTGTGGATATGCGAAATCATTATGAATATGAAGTAGGGCATTTTGCCAATGCCATTGAAGTGCCCAGCGATACTTTTAGGGAGCAATTACCTATGGCTGCCCAAATGCTGGCCGATAAAAAAGACAGCAATATCATTATGTATTGTACCGGTGGTATCCGTTGTGAAAAAGCCAGCGCCTATATGCTGCATCATGGTTTTAAAAATGTATTTCATCTTGAAGGCGGCATTATACATTATAGCAACAGCGCCAAAGAAAAAAATCTTCCCAATAAATTTAAAGGAAAAAATTTTGTATTCGACAACAGGATGGGGGAGCGCATATCCGATGAAATAATTGCTCAATGCCACCAATGCGGCATGCCTGCAGATACGCATGTAAACTGCCTTAATGAAGCCTGCCACTTATTGTTTATACAATGCAGTATATGCAATGAAAATTATACGGGCTGTTGCAGCAATGAGTGTAAGGCGGTTTATCAGTTACCTGAGGAAGAACAAAAGCAATTGAGAAAAGGAATAGTTAAAGGGAGGATGGTTTTTAATAAATCCCGGCAAAGGTTGCGGCCCAAACTAAATAAAAGATAA
- a CDS encoding carboxypeptidase-like regulatory domain-containing protein encodes MKFVLGILFFIFPSTFVFSQKIFGTVYNEVGDLLPYSSITIKNSTMGASANENAKFSFKLSPGKYTLICQRIGYTATEKTVELKANENVEFSFILKLQKLILDEVVVKSGGEDPAYEIIRNAIKKRKFYQNDVKGFSCNLYEKDMVKLLHLPDRIMGFKVPKEDRQQMQLDSSGQGIIYLSESVAKVDVQRPNKFKMNVTSSRVSGSGSFGFTFPAFISFYSNNINVFSGQINPRGFVSPIADGALNFYRYKFMGSFVEDGRLINTIRVWPRRSYEPLFYGVINIIEDSWRIHSLDLTLTKTAQLELLDTLQIVQQHVPVGNNVWRVKNQLLHFRFKQFAVAASGNFVNVYSNYEINPAFDKKYFDKVIIKYDTAVNKRSRQYWDSIRPVPLEYEELKDYKVKDSVYDASKDSLYRKFSFDSLNRKQPKFSLFSGLLNGYSRTHYGHKKYYEWGIEPVLPKMEYNFAEGIVLNFSARYSRYLKRRKNKITLLPYLRYGFSNGHFNAWASVVIDKNRNAISQMQTTKRSITISGGKRVSEFYKQSAIDPLVNSVSSLLWGTSYMKTYENWFANIHYKKTLESGLQFYVNTLYENRIPLNNSTHFTLRKKDSIHITPNYPDEIMAGQFQPHQAFVVSAMLSFKPGQKYIQFPYNKIPVSSKYPTFTIAYAKGINHIFGSDVHFDKWLFSINDDMNFKLGGLMKYKVSLGWFINSKAVNVQDYQHFNGNIGVLAGEYVNSFQVAGYYSQSTVSPLYSLAHIEHHFNGMLTNKIPLFKRLNWNLTAGGNGLLTRQNKYGEMFVGLENILKIFRVDCVWAFRETYKPELVMRIGMGGLLGGKMQRSQNKPVLEGGF; translated from the coding sequence ATGAAGTTTGTGTTGGGGATTTTATTTTTTATTTTCCCATCAACGTTTGTTTTTTCTCAAAAAATTTTTGGTACGGTTTATAACGAAGTAGGCGATTTGCTCCCTTATTCCTCCATTACCATTAAGAACAGCACAATGGGCGCCAGCGCAAATGAAAATGCAAAGTTTTCCTTTAAGCTTTCCCCTGGAAAATATACCCTTATTTGCCAGCGCATAGGATATACGGCAACCGAAAAAACGGTTGAACTTAAGGCCAACGAAAATGTAGAATTTAGTTTTATTTTAAAATTGCAAAAACTTATTTTAGATGAAGTTGTGGTAAAAAGCGGAGGAGAAGACCCCGCTTATGAAATAATTCGCAACGCTATTAAAAAAAGAAAGTTTTATCAAAACGACGTAAAAGGCTTTTCCTGCAATTTGTACGAAAAAGATATGGTAAAGCTGCTCCACCTGCCCGATAGAATTATGGGATTTAAAGTACCCAAAGAAGACAGGCAGCAAATGCAACTCGATTCTTCCGGGCAGGGAATTATTTATCTTTCGGAATCGGTGGCAAAAGTTGATGTGCAAAGGCCCAATAAATTTAAAATGAATGTTACCAGCAGCAGGGTAAGCGGTAGCGGCAGTTTTGGATTTACGTTTCCGGCCTTTATTAGTTTTTACAGCAACAATATCAATGTATTTAGCGGCCAGATAAATCCACGTGGGTTTGTATCGCCTATTGCTGATGGGGCTTTAAATTTTTACCGGTATAAATTTATGGGTTCTTTTGTAGAAGATGGCAGATTGATAAATACCATACGGGTATGGCCCAGGCGCAGCTACGAACCTTTGTTTTACGGCGTAATTAATATTATAGAAGATAGCTGGCGCATCCATAGCCTGGACCTTACACTTACCAAAACCGCACAACTGGAGTTGCTGGATACATTACAAATTGTGCAACAGCATGTGCCTGTGGGCAACAATGTGTGGCGGGTAAAAAACCAATTGCTGCATTTTAGGTTTAAGCAATTTGCTGTGGCGGCATCGGGCAATTTTGTAAATGTTTATTCCAATTATGAAATCAACCCGGCATTTGATAAAAAATATTTTGACAAAGTGATTATTAAATACGATACGGCTGTGAATAAACGCAGCCGCCAATATTGGGATAGCATAAGGCCAGTGCCTTTGGAATATGAAGAATTGAAAGATTATAAAGTAAAAGACAGTGTTTATGATGCATCAAAAGATTCACTGTACAGGAAATTTAGTTTTGATTCTTTAAATAGAAAGCAACCTAAGTTTTCACTTTTCAGCGGGCTTTTAAACGGTTACAGCCGCACACATTACGGGCATAAAAAATATTATGAATGGGGCATAGAGCCGGTTTTGCCAAAAATGGAATATAATTTTGCCGAAGGCATTGTGCTCAATTTTTCTGCCCGGTATAGCAGGTATTTAAAAAGGCGTAAAAATAAAATTACCCTGCTGCCCTATTTGCGCTATGGTTTCAGCAATGGGCATTTTAATGCCTGGGCTTCTGTAGTTATAGATAAAAACAGGAATGCCATTTCGCAAATGCAAACCACCAAACGTTCCATAACCATTAGCGGCGGAAAAAGGGTGAGTGAATTTTACAAGCAAAGCGCTATAGATCCTTTGGTAAACAGTGTGTCTTCTTTACTTTGGGGCACCAGTTATATGAAAACCTACGAAAACTGGTTTGCCAATATCCATTATAAAAAAACTTTGGAGTCGGGTTTGCAGTTTTATGTAAATACGCTTTACGAAAACCGCATACCGCTCAACAACAGTACCCATTTTACCCTTCGAAAAAAAGACAGCATCCACATTACGCCAAATTACCCTGATGAAATAATGGCAGGCCAGTTTCAACCGCACCAGGCTTTTGTGGTTTCGGCAATGCTCAGTTTTAAACCGGGGCAAAAATATATTCAGTTCCCTTATAATAAAATTCCGGTAAGTTCAAAATATCCCACTTTCACCATTGCATATGCAAAAGGCATCAATCATATTTTTGGCAGCGATGTACATTTCGATAAATGGCTTTTCAGCATTAACGATGATATGAATTTTAAACTGGGCGGGCTTATGAAATATAAAGTTTCGCTTGGCTGGTTTATTAATAGCAAAGCCGTAAATGTTCAGGATTATCAGCATTTTAACGGTAATATTGGGGTGCTTGCAGGAGAATACGTAAACAGCTTTCAGGTAGCCGGATATTATAGCCAAAGTACCGTATCGCCATTGTATTCACTGGCGCATATTGAACATCATTTTAATGGCATGCTCACCAACAAAATACCTTTGTTTAAAAGACTGAACTGGAATTTAACCGCAGGTGGAAATGGGTTGCTTACCCGGCAAAATAAATATGGGGAAATGTTTGTTGGCCTTGAAAATATCCTCAAAATTTTCAGGGTAGATTGTGTGTGGGCTTTTAGGGAAACGTATAAGCCGGAGCTGGTGATGCGTATAGGAATGGGTGGCCTTTTAGGTGGAAAAATGCAACGTTCGCAAAATAAACCTGTACTTGAAGGTGGCTTTTAA